Proteins encoded together in one Macadamia integrifolia cultivar HAES 741 chromosome 8, SCU_Mint_v3, whole genome shotgun sequence window:
- the LOC122086113 gene encoding serine carboxypeptidase-like 40 — MRREGMILKVHLLLFISLSCFVSRNHGRQSEALHRLYMDKLQNKAGINTESIYEETEIFNEVHVESQEELKEKDKIGKLPGQPYVKFSQYAGYITVDKSAGRALYYYFAEAVNNKDKKPLLLWLNGGPGCSSLAYGAMEEHGPFRVYSDGKTLYRNPYAWNREANVLYLESPAGVGFSYSNRTSDYAKSGDRRTAIDNYAFLVNWLERFPEYKTREFYISGESYAGHYVPQLAHAILQENKIAKKTIINLKGLIIGNAVINDDTDQRGMFEYFWTHALMSDEAYYLINKYCDFSPNAKTQSSQCTKGAQEVNIDLASINIYNIYAPLCFSNNLTDLPKKASVMNFDPCSDYYVHNYLNLPDVQEALHANVTKLSYDWEPCSNLINNWNDSPSTIIPLLREAMADGVRVWVFSGDIDGRVPVTSTRSSLNKLKLPVNTTWYPWFVNKEVGGYTFAYKGYLTFATVRGAGHEVPSYQPVRALALIKHFLSGKNLPVS; from the exons ATGAGAAGGGAAGGGATGATTCTGAAGGTTCATTTGTTACtttttatctctctttcttgttttgtttctcGTAATCATGGAAGGCAATCAGAAGCCCTTCACCGTCTTTACATGGACAAGTTGCAGAACAAAGCAGGGATCAATACAGAATCAATTTATGAAGAAACAGAGATCTTTAATGAGGTTCATGTGGAATCTCAAGAAGAGTTGAAAGAGAAAGATAAGATTGGAAAGCTCCCTGGACAGCCTTATGTTAAGTTTTCTCAGTATGCTGGTTATATCACAGTAGACAAATCTGCTGGTCGGGCACTTTACTACTATTTTGCAGAGGCTGTTAacaataaagataaaaaacctCTTCTTCTTTGGCTTAATGGAG GTCCTGGTTGTTCTTCACTTGCATATGGAGCAATGGAGGAACATGGTCCCTTTCGGGTTTACAGTGATGGCAAAACACTCTACAGGAATCCATATGCATGGAACAGAG AGGCTAATGTTCTGTACTTGGAGTCTCCGGCGGGCGTTGGCTTTTCATATTCGAACAGGACATCTGATTACGCGAAAAGTGGAGACCGAAGAACTGCGATCGATAATTATGCATTCTTGGTTAATTGGTTAGAAAGATTTCCAGAGTACAAAACTAGGGAGTTCTATATATCAGGGGAGAGTTATGCAGGCCATTATGTACCCCAGCTTGCACATGCCATTCTCCAAGAGAATAAGATTGCCAAGAAGACTATCATCAATCTCAAAGGATTAATT ATTGGAAATGCAGTGATTAATGATGATACAGACCAAAGAGGCATGTTTGAGTACTTTTGGACCCATGCTCTCATGTCTGATGAGGCATACTATTTAATCAACAAATACTGTGATTTTTCCCCAAATGCAAAAACACAAAGCAGCCAGTGCACAAAGGGTGCTCAGGAAGTTAATATAGATTTAGCTTCCATTAATATCTACAACATCTATGCTCCATTGTGTTTCTCCAACAATCTCACAGACCTGCCAAAGAAGGCGTCG GTAATGAATTTTGATCCTTGCAGTGATTATTATGTACATAATTATTTGAACCTACCTGATGTTCAAGAGGCCCTACATGCCAATGTCACCAAACTTAGCTATGATTGGGAACCTTGCAG TAATTTAATCAACAATTGGAACGATAGCCCATCGACGATAATTCCTCTCTTGAGGGAGGCCATGGCAGATGGAGTTCGTGTTTGGGTGTTCAG TGGTGACATAGATGGAAGGGTTCCAGTGACTTCAACAAGGTCATCTCTCAATAAGCTTAAACTTCCTGTTAACACAACATGGTATCCTTGGTTTGTAAATAAAGAG gTTGGAGGGTACACTTTCGCATACAAAGGGTATCTAACATTTGCTACAGTGAGAGGAGCAGGTCATGAGGTCCCAAGTTACCAGCCAGTTAGGGCACTTGCACTTATCAAGCATTTCCTTAGTGGGAAGAACCTCCCAGTATCATGA
- the LOC122087646 gene encoding serine carboxypeptidase-like 26, translating to MRTSENLLSLLLFVSLLFGFLVPSIHGRQGDAFRTFMKIKANGGVYTDHDLTIDLPDFKPEFFPQEGSKESDKISQLPGQPSDVILNHYGGYIIVNQNVGRSLYYYFVEAETDKDSKPLIIWFNGGPGCSSVGFGAFEELGPLLVKNDYLIKNPYAWNKLGSMLFYDSPAGVGFSYSNDTWDYTSTGDMRTIEEAYNFLINWLERFPEYKNRDVYIAGESYAGHYVPEIAYTILQQNKKGGTIINLKGISIGNPTINDQDERGLQKIDRSPGWFEYLWRNNLMSDEDWNKMQKSCDFNMPFSDRTLECKQVMLLNFFRFEDNTYPYNIYGPKCHEDNTTVTSGPVGADDACKQKNLVVYFTRPEVIKALHAKVTRFDEGYESPNKNGTVSIIGKWDKWEGCRDVFLHRWEDSPISVLPILEHLHLHGIPILVYSGDFDAVLPYTCARDAIKRLQLPVQRNWTLWGNKEISGSIIKYQGNLTLATVRGAGHEVPRDQPRRAFELIQSFIEGKRLPITKTEKNLTSMGITQDDDDSDNGN from the exons ATGAGGACTTCagaaaaccttctctctcttcttctttttgtgtcCCTCCTTTTTGGCTTTCTTGTGCCAAGCATCCATGGCCGGCAAGGCGATGCATTTCGAACTTTCATGAAGATCAAGGCCAATGGGGGAGTGTACACAGACCACGACCTCACTATTGACCTACCCGATTTCAAACCTGAGTTTTTCCCTCAAGAAGGATCCAAAGAGAGCGATAAAATATCACAGCTTCCTGGACAACCCAGTGATGTGATTCTCAACCATTATGGTGGGTATATCATAGTCAATCAAAACGTCGGAAGATCCCTTTACTATTATTTCGTTGAAGCCGAAACTGACAAAGATTCAAAGCCCCTTATCATCTGGTTCAATGGAG GTCCTGGTTGTTCTTCCGTTGGATTTGGAGCATTTGAGGAACTTGGTCCACTTCTTGTAAAAAACGATTATCTCATCAAGAATCCATATGCATGGAATAAAT TGGGGAGCATGTTGTTCTATGATTCACCAGCAGGGGTTGGCTTCTCATACTCAAACGATACGTGGGATTATACTTCAACCGGAGATATGAGAACAATAGAAGAAGCCTATAATTTCTTGATAAATTGGCTAGAGAGGTTCCCTGAATACAAGAACAGAGATGTCTATATAGCTGGAGAAAGCTATGCTGGCCATTATGTGCCTGAAATTGCTTATACTATCCTCCAACAGAATAAGAAGGGTGGTACAATCATTAATCTCAAGGGCATCTCT ATCGGAAACCCTACTATCAATGACCAAGATGAACGTGGTCTTCAGAAGATTGATCGCAGTCCTGGATGGTTTGAGTACCTATGGAGGAACAATCTCATGTCCGATGAAGACTGGAATAAAATGCAGAAAAGCTGTGATTTCAATATGCCGTTCAGTGATAGGACTCTTGAGTGTAAACAAGTTATGCTTCTCAACTTCTTCAGATTCGAGGATAACACATATCCCTATAATATTTATGGTCCCAAGTGCCATGAAGACAATACAACCGTGACCTCG GGACCAGTTGGAGCTGATGATGCGTGTAAACAAAAAAACCTTGTTGTGTATTTTACTCGCCCTGAAGTTATAaaggccttacatgccaaagtTACTAGATTTGATGAAGGTTACGAAAGCCCTAATAAGAATGGTACGGTCTCAATCATTGGTAAATGGGATAAGTGGGAAGGCTGCAG GGATGTGTTCCTTCATCGTTGGGAAGACAGTCCCATTAGTGTCTTACCAATCTTGGAGCACTTGCATTTGCATGGTATCCCAATTCTGGTTTATAG TGGTGATTTCGATGCTGTTCTTCCATATACTTGTGCCAGAGATGCGATTAAGAGGCTTCAGCTTCCAGTGCAAAGGAATTGGACTCTTTGGGGTAACAAAGAG ATTAGTGGATCCATTATCAAGTACCAAGGCAACTTGACTCTGGCTACGGTGAGAGGAGCAGGTCATGAGGTTCCAAGGGACCAACCAAGAAGAGCATTTGAACTCATCCAGTCTTTCATTGAAGGAAAACGTCTTCCAATAACCAAAACTGAAAAGAATCTCACTTCGATGGGGATTAcccaagatgatgatgatagtgataATGGTAATTGA